In Palaemon carinicauda isolate YSFRI2023 chromosome 18, ASM3689809v2, whole genome shotgun sequence, a genomic segment contains:
- the LOC137657083 gene encoding troponin C, isotype gamma-like, whose product MDGEQTATMRKVFQMFDQGKTGFVECSKFVNILNTLGQAFDEDELKARIAENDPNKEGKVDFDKFCSIVMPFLEEDDDEAMHEELKEAFRLYDKGGDGYITTGTLKEILRELDNKLTEEDLDGIIDEIDEDGSGTVDFDEFMEMMTGE is encoded by the exons ATGGATGGTGAACAGACAGCGA CCATGCGCAAGGTTTTCCAGATGTTCGACCAGGGCAAGACTGGCTTCGTGGAATGCAGCAAGTTCGTCAACATACTGAACACCTTGGGCCAGGCCTTCGACGAGGACGAGCTGAAGGCGAGAATCGCTGAGAATGACCCAAATA AGGAAGGAAAGGTAGACTTCGACAAGTTCTGTTCCATTGTAATGCCCTTCCTTGAGGAGGACGATGACGAGGCGATGCACGAAGAGTTGAAAGAGGCCTTCAGGCTCTACGACAAAGGAG GCGATGGGTACATCACCACGGGTACGCTGAAGGAGATTCTCAGAGAACTGGACAACAAGCTGACGGAGGAAGACCTGGACGGCATCATTGACGAAATTGACGAGGACGGCTCCGGTACTGTGGACTTCGACG AATTCATGGAGATGATGACTGGCGAGTAA